A genomic window from Pecten maximus chromosome 2, xPecMax1.1, whole genome shotgun sequence includes:
- the LOC117321614 gene encoding serine/arginine repetitive matrix protein 2-like isoform X1: MVSLEIHIDGSGSPKKISCNTVRSPKLVIRGASKSPRRRSRSASKSPRRRSRSVSKSPRRRSRSASKSPRRRSRSTSKSPRRRSRSASKSPRRRSRSVSKSPRRRSRSVSKSPRRRSRSVSKSPRRRSRSTSKSPWRRSRSTSKSPRRRSRSASKSPRRRSRSVSKSPRRRSRSVSKSPRRRSRSTSKSPRRRSRSLTRSPGRRHGYTSRSRIRFCNRGRGYRHPRQNFSFQGRRNYYWNRERSTSRSPHRHRVYSRSSSYRRSRSRSGSYSRRSCSVSPRRRCRSRSCSVSPLRRCGRRSWSNHRRGCTISPSRRCGRRSWSNHRRSCSVSPLRRCRSRSRSCLRRHRSRSWSSCSLDRRSCSTSPWRSSMSSLSSSCSTPPERCCCVSIRTERRWRTFDGRESVETDVTWDRRGCPYHCTNLR, from the coding sequence ATGGTATCTCTGGAAATACATATCGATGGCAGTGGTTCACCCAAGAAAATATCCTGCAACACTGTTAGATCACCAAAACTAGTAATTCGCGGCGCTAGTAAATCACCACGGCGGAGGAGTCGTAGCGCTAGTAAATCACCACGGCGGAGGAGTCGTAGTGTTAGTAAATCACCACGGCGGAGGAGTCGTAGCGCTAGCAAATCACCACGGCGGAGGAGTCGTAGCACTAGCAAATCACCACGGCGGAGGAGTCGTAGCGCTAGTAAATCACCACGGCGGAGGAGTCGTAGTGTTAGTAAATCACCACGGCGGAGGAGTCGTAGTGTTAGCAAATCACCACGGCGGAGGAGTCGTAGTGTTAGCAAATCACCACGGCGGAGGAGTCGTAGCACTAGCAAATCACCATGGCGGAGGAGTCGTAGCACTAGCAAATCACCACGGCGGAGGAGTCGTAGCGCTAGTAAATCACCACGGCGGAGGAGTCGTAGTGTTAGCAAATCACCACGGCGGAGGAGTCGTAGTGTTAGCAAATCACCACGGCGGAGGAGTCGTAGCACTAGCAAATCACCACGGCGGAGGAGTCGAAGTTTGACTAGATCACCTGGACGAAGACATGGATATACGAGCAGATCTCGAATACGTTTCTGCAATAGAGGAAGAGGCTATAGACACCCCCGCCAGAACTTTTCATTTCAAGGAAGAAGAAACTATTATTGGAACAGGGAACGTAGTACTAGTAGATCGCCTCATCGACATAGGGTTTATAGTAGAAGCAGTTCTTATCGACGATCAAGAAGTAGAAGTGGGTCATATTCTCGAAGAAGTTGCAGTGTATCACCACGACGACGTTGTCGTAGTAGAAGTTGCAGTGTATCACCATTGCGACGTTGTGGTAGAAGAAGTTGGTCAAATCATCGAAGAGGTTGCACTATATCACCATCGCGACGTTGTGGTAGAAGAAGTTGGTCAAATCATCGAAGAAGTTGCAGTGTATCGCCATTACGGCGGTGTCGAAGTAGAAGCAGGTCGTGTCTTCGAAGGCACAGGAGTAGGAGTTGGTCAAGTTGCTCGCTTGATCGAAGAAGTTGCAGCACATCACCCTGGAGAAGTAGTATGTCTTCTCTTTCAAGTAGTTGCAGTACCCCACCTGAGCGATGTTGTTGTGTGAGTATCAGAACGGAGAGGCGGTGGCGTACGTTTGATGGCCGCGAATCTGTAGAAACTGATGTTACATGGGATCGAAGAGGTTGTCCTTACCATTGCACCAACCTTAGATGA
- the LOC117321614 gene encoding uncharacterized protein LOC117321614 isoform X3, whose product MDIRADLEYVSAIEEEAIDTPARTFHFKEEETIIGTGNVVLVDRLIDIGFIVEAVLIDDQEVEVGHILEEVAVYHHDDVVVVEVAVYHHCDVVVEEVGQIIEEVALYHHRDVVVEEVGQIIEEVAVYRHYGGVEVEAGRVFEGTGVGVGQVARLIEEVAAHQVVAVPHLSDVVV is encoded by the exons ATGGATATACGAGCAGATCTCGAATACGTTTCTGCAATAGAGGAAGAGGCTATAGACACCCCCGCCAGAACTTTTCATTTCAAGGAAGAAGAAACTATTATTGGAACAGGGAACGTAGTACTAGTAGATCGCCTCATCGACATAGGGTTTATAGTAGAAGCAGTTCTTATCGACGATCAAGAAGTAGAAGTGGGTCATATTCTCGAAGAAGTTGCAGTGTATCACCACGACGACGTTGTCGTAGTAGAAGTTGCAGTGTATCACCATTGCGACGTTGTGGTAGAAGAAGTTGGTCAAATCATCGAAGAGGTTGCACTATATCACCATCGCGACGTTGTGGTAGAAGAAGTTGGTCAAATCATCGAAGAAGTTGCAGTGTATCGCCATTACGGCGGTGTCGAAGTAGAAGCAGGTCGTGTCTTCGAAGGCACAGGAGTAGGAGTTGGTCAAGTTGCTCGCTTGATCGAAGAAGTTGCAGCACATCA AGTAGTTGCAGTACCCCACCTGAGCGATGTTGTTGTGTGA
- the LOC117321614 gene encoding uncharacterized protein LOC117321614 isoform X2 yields the protein MDIRADLEYVSAIEEEAIDTPARTFHFKEEETIIGTGNVVLVDRLIDIGFIVEAVLIDDQEVEVGHILEEVAVYHHDDVVVVEVAVYHHCDVVVEEVGQIIEEVALYHHRDVVVEEVGQIIEEVAVYRHYGGVEVEAGRVFEGTGVGVGQVARLIEEVAAHHPGEVVCLLFQVVAVPHLSDVVV from the coding sequence ATGGATATACGAGCAGATCTCGAATACGTTTCTGCAATAGAGGAAGAGGCTATAGACACCCCCGCCAGAACTTTTCATTTCAAGGAAGAAGAAACTATTATTGGAACAGGGAACGTAGTACTAGTAGATCGCCTCATCGACATAGGGTTTATAGTAGAAGCAGTTCTTATCGACGATCAAGAAGTAGAAGTGGGTCATATTCTCGAAGAAGTTGCAGTGTATCACCACGACGACGTTGTCGTAGTAGAAGTTGCAGTGTATCACCATTGCGACGTTGTGGTAGAAGAAGTTGGTCAAATCATCGAAGAGGTTGCACTATATCACCATCGCGACGTTGTGGTAGAAGAAGTTGGTCAAATCATCGAAGAAGTTGCAGTGTATCGCCATTACGGCGGTGTCGAAGTAGAAGCAGGTCGTGTCTTCGAAGGCACAGGAGTAGGAGTTGGTCAAGTTGCTCGCTTGATCGAAGAAGTTGCAGCACATCACCCTGGAGAAGTAGTATGTCTTCTCTTTCAAGTAGTTGCAGTACCCCACCTGAGCGATGTTGTTGTGTGA